One stretch of Haladaptatus sp. R4 DNA includes these proteins:
- a CDS encoding methyltransferase domain-containing protein yields MYVLELGGQDDEFAACEAASAATEVELVAPGLARAATITERVRNLAYTHRANELVGTTDADVASARALLSAAPIDREGTVAVRARTVRDTEDISTQEVERELGQILVDRGFAVDLDGPDHELRATFSDDSCVLGWTAVESVRDYGTRKPTDRPFFQPGSMHPLLARALVNIVGAKEETTVLDPMCGTGGTLIEAALVGARPLGADAQWKMARGAAENLDHYAPDADAATVRGDATHLPFADDSIDGVVFDAPYGRQSKIANLDLDDLVAGALAEAKRVASRTVVVGDRSWADEARTAGWTVEGEFERRVHRSLTRYIVVLSG; encoded by the coding sequence GTGTACGTACTGGAACTCGGCGGACAAGACGACGAATTCGCGGCGTGTGAAGCGGCGAGTGCGGCGACCGAGGTGGAACTCGTCGCGCCCGGCCTCGCGCGGGCGGCGACGATCACCGAGCGCGTTCGAAACCTCGCGTACACCCATCGGGCGAACGAACTGGTGGGGACGACGGACGCCGACGTGGCGAGCGCGCGGGCGTTGCTTTCTGCTGCACCCATCGACCGAGAAGGAACGGTCGCGGTACGTGCGCGGACGGTCCGTGACACGGAGGACATCAGCACACAGGAGGTCGAGCGCGAATTGGGGCAAATACTCGTGGACCGTGGATTCGCAGTGGACTTGGACGGCCCCGACCACGAACTGCGGGCGACGTTCTCCGACGACAGTTGTGTGCTCGGGTGGACCGCAGTCGAGAGCGTGCGCGACTACGGTACTCGGAAACCGACCGACAGACCGTTCTTCCAACCGGGGAGCATGCACCCCCTCCTTGCGCGCGCGCTGGTGAACATCGTCGGGGCGAAGGAGGAAACGACGGTTCTCGATCCGATGTGCGGGACGGGTGGCACCCTCATCGAGGCCGCGCTCGTCGGCGCGCGACCGTTGGGTGCCGATGCACAGTGGAAGATGGCCCGTGGGGCGGCGGAGAACCTCGACCACTACGCACCGGACGCGGACGCCGCCACGGTTCGCGGCGACGCGACACATCTGCCGTTCGCCGACGATTCCATTGACGGCGTGGTGTTCGACGCACCCTACGGCAGGCAGTCGAAGATAGCGAACCTCGACCTCGACGACCTCGTGGCTGGCGCGCTCGCGGAAGCCAAGCGGGTTGCATCCCGTACCGTCGTCGTCGGCGACCGCTCGTGGGCGGACGAAGCGCGGACGGCGGGATGGACCGTCGAAGGGGAGTTCGAGCGGCGCGTGCATCGGTCGCTGACGCGGTACATCGTCGTGTTGTCTGGGTAA
- the thyA gene encoding thymidylate synthase: protein MKQYLGLVEDVLGDGTYKPNRTGVDTISTFSQHYEVDLRDGFPLLTTKAMDGARWNSMLHELLWYLSGEEHIRNLRKETGIWNEWSNEEGHLDTAYGRFWRRFPVPEEGLPGESWPEDGNRWMNEDGTFDQIQYVIDGLNENPNSRRFVVSAWHPANAAVSLLPPCHYTFVINVQGDGTLNLHLTQRSGDVALGIPFNIAAYALMATVLAKQTGFEVGKFSHTVVDAHVYCGEGERGEWYRDNLSDLQLRIADVDEKSGYEEVREWLESEAPAEETERLDHVPGLLTQLSREPKSKPEIDIAADSIDELSYEDITLREYDAHPGLKFSVAE, encoded by the coding sequence ATGAAGCAGTACCTCGGACTCGTCGAGGACGTTCTCGGGGACGGAACCTACAAGCCCAATCGAACCGGCGTAGACACGATTTCCACGTTCAGCCAGCACTACGAGGTGGACCTGCGCGACGGCTTTCCGCTGTTGACCACCAAGGCGATGGACGGTGCTCGGTGGAATTCGATGCTCCACGAACTCCTCTGGTATCTGTCAGGAGAAGAGCACATCCGAAACCTCCGCAAAGAGACCGGAATCTGGAACGAGTGGTCGAACGAAGAAGGCCACCTCGACACGGCCTACGGTCGGTTCTGGCGGCGCTTTCCGGTTCCCGAGGAGGGTCTACCGGGCGAATCGTGGCCCGAGGACGGCAACCGCTGGATGAACGAGGACGGGACCTTCGACCAGATTCAGTACGTCATCGACGGTCTCAACGAGAATCCGAACTCGCGCCGGTTCGTCGTTTCGGCTTGGCACCCCGCGAATGCGGCCGTCTCGCTGCTTCCGCCGTGTCACTACACCTTCGTCATCAACGTTCAGGGCGACGGTACCCTGAACCTGCACCTCACCCAGCGTTCGGGCGACGTGGCACTCGGCATTCCGTTCAATATCGCGGCTTACGCCCTGATGGCGACCGTGCTCGCTAAACAGACCGGTTTCGAGGTGGGCAAATTCTCCCACACAGTCGTAGATGCACACGTCTACTGCGGCGAAGGAGAACGCGGCGAGTGGTACCGCGACAACCTTTCGGACCTGCAATTGCGCATCGCCGACGTGGACGAGAAATCGGGGTACGAGGAAGTCCGCGAGTGGTTGGAATCGGAAGCACCCGCCGAGGAGACCGAACGCCTCGACCACGTTCCGGGCCTGCTGACCCAACTCTCGCGCGAACCCAAATCGAAGCCGGAAATCGACATCGCGGCGGATTCCATCGACGAGTTGAGCTACGAGGACATCACGCTCCGGGAGTACGACGCTCATCCCGGTCTGAAATTCAGCGTGGCGGAATGA
- a CDS encoding dihydrofolate reductase — protein MTRLVLIAAIAENGVIGNDGGMPWHYSEDMRHFKETTMGHPVVMGRTTYESIAAQMDGPLPGRTNVVLSRSNPDLPEEVVLVHGVEEAMAEIEELDDVAYITGGAAVYEQFLPHADEMILTEIHESYEGDTYFPEWDPEEWREVERDERDEFDFVRYER, from the coding sequence ATGACCCGTCTGGTCCTCATCGCCGCGATTGCGGAAAACGGCGTCATCGGCAACGACGGCGGCATGCCGTGGCATTATTCGGAGGATATGCGGCACTTCAAGGAGACGACGATGGGCCACCCCGTCGTCATGGGTCGGACGACCTACGAGAGCATCGCGGCACAGATGGATGGCCCGCTCCCGGGCCGAACGAACGTCGTGTTGAGTCGGTCGAACCCGGACCTTCCGGAGGAAGTCGTCCTCGTCCACGGCGTGGAGGAAGCGATGGCGGAAATCGAGGAACTGGACGACGTCGCCTACATCACCGGCGGCGCGGCGGTGTACGAGCAGTTCCTCCCGCACGCGGACGAGATGATCCTCACGGAGATTCACGAATCCTACGAGGGGGACACGTACTTCCCCGAGTGGGACCCGGAGGAGTGGCGAGAAGTCGAGCGCGACGAGCGCGACGAATTCGACTTCGTTCGCTACGAGCGGTGA
- a CDS encoding AAA family ATPase: protein MRVIGTVGLPGSGKGEAATVAEEMGIPVVTMGDVIRAACRDRGLDPAKHHGEIAKALREENGPDAIAQASLPKIDDALTGADTVLVDGIRSGVEVERFEEAFGDDFVLVSIEAPFEVRADRLGERGRDHSDADEERLRERDDRELGFGLDRAMARSDAVIDNTRSLDAFRRRIRALFEDGVAGLENVEATDEP, encoded by the coding sequence ATGCGAGTAATCGGAACCGTCGGCCTTCCGGGGAGCGGCAAAGGCGAAGCCGCCACCGTCGCCGAGGAGATGGGGATTCCCGTCGTCACGATGGGTGACGTCATCCGCGCCGCCTGCCGTGACCGGGGTCTCGATCCGGCGAAACACCACGGCGAGATCGCCAAAGCGCTCCGCGAGGAGAACGGCCCGGACGCCATCGCGCAGGCGTCGCTGCCGAAGATCGACGACGCGCTGACGGGCGCGGACACCGTCCTCGTGGACGGCATCCGCTCCGGCGTGGAGGTCGAACGGTTCGAGGAGGCGTTCGGCGACGACTTCGTACTGGTGAGCATCGAAGCGCCGTTCGAGGTTCGGGCCGACCGCCTGGGGGAACGCGGGCGCGACCACTCCGACGCCGACGAAGAACGACTTCGGGAACGCGACGACCGGGAACTCGGGTTCGGACTCGACCGCGCGATGGCGCGGTCCGACGCCGTCATCGACAACACGCGCTCGCTCGACGCGTTTCGCCGTCGGATCCGAGCGCTGTTCGAGGACGGAGTGGCGGGACTGGAAAACGTGGAGGCGACTGACGAACCATGA
- the ftsY gene encoding signal recognition particle-docking protein FtsY, which produces MFDSLKDKLSGFRKDVEETTEEKAEEAEAADAETADAAAAEETAESEPVETEAETAGTAEPEPEPEIESEPEPEPAASDEDGVESETDSESSSGNGGGFAQKAKSFARGEIIIEEQDVEDPLWELEMALLESDVEMSVASEMLEDIRNDLVGATRKFSAETGDVVEQALRDSLLSVISVGQFDFDQRVAEADKPLVIIFTGVNGVGKTTSIAKLARYFEERGYSSVMANGDTYRAGANQQIQEHANALDKKLIAHEQGGDPAAVIYDAVEYADAHDIDIVLGDTAGRLHTSEGLMDQLAKIGRVVDPDMTLFVDEAVAGQDAVQRAKEFDDAAEVDGSILTKADADSKGGAAISISHVTGKPILFLGTGQGYDDIEQFDPETMVERLLGEEEEE; this is translated from the coding sequence ATGTTCGACAGTCTGAAGGATAAGTTGAGCGGGTTCCGTAAGGACGTCGAAGAGACGACAGAGGAGAAGGCCGAAGAAGCTGAGGCGGCGGACGCGGAGACTGCAGATGCCGCGGCAGCCGAAGAAACGGCCGAATCGGAACCCGTCGAAACGGAAGCGGAAACCGCGGGAACAGCCGAACCGGAACCAGAGCCGGAAATCGAATCCGAGCCTGAACCGGAGCCAGCGGCGTCCGACGAGGACGGCGTGGAATCGGAAACGGACTCCGAATCGAGTTCGGGCAACGGCGGCGGGTTCGCCCAGAAGGCGAAGTCGTTCGCGCGCGGTGAGATCATCATCGAGGAGCAGGACGTCGAGGACCCGCTCTGGGAGCTGGAGATGGCGCTTCTCGAAAGCGACGTGGAGATGAGCGTCGCCAGCGAGATGCTCGAAGACATCCGGAACGACCTCGTCGGCGCGACGCGTAAGTTCAGCGCCGAGACGGGGGACGTGGTCGAACAAGCCCTGCGCGATTCCCTGCTGTCGGTCATCAGCGTCGGGCAGTTCGACTTCGATCAGCGGGTTGCGGAAGCCGACAAACCGCTCGTCATCATCTTCACCGGGGTCAACGGCGTCGGGAAGACGACGAGCATCGCCAAACTCGCCCGCTACTTCGAGGAGCGCGGCTACTCCTCGGTGATGGCGAACGGTGACACCTACCGTGCCGGTGCGAACCAGCAGATTCAGGAGCACGCGAACGCGCTCGACAAGAAACTCATCGCGCACGAGCAGGGTGGCGACCCTGCCGCCGTCATCTACGACGCGGTGGAGTACGCCGACGCCCACGACATCGACATCGTGCTGGGCGACACCGCGGGTCGCCTGCACACCAGCGAAGGGTTGATGGACCAGTTGGCGAAGATCGGACGCGTCGTGGACCCCGACATGACCCTCTTCGTGGACGAGGCCGTGGCCGGACAGGACGCGGTCCAGCGCGCGAAGGAGTTCGACGACGCCGCCGAGGTTGACGGCTCGATCCTGACGAAAGCCGACGCCGACTCGAAGGGCGGCGCGGCGATCTCGATCTCCCACGTCACGGGCAAGCCCATCCTGTTCCTCGGAACCGGCCAGGGCTACGACGACATCGAGCAGTTCGACCCTGAAACGATGGTCGAGCGACTCCTCGGCGAAGAAGAAGAGGAGTAA
- a CDS encoding magnesium transporter has translation MPTRWTVRAIMRAMLPVLLVLTVVELGSGLVLGSFQQTLLQYPTLLALVPVTIGTAGNLGSILAARLSTAFHLGTLSFGREDEVLAGNAVATVALAITIFPVVGFGAWALTWFIGGTELGLGTVVLVSLTSGIVLAFVAVLVTLVATYVAYRFELDPDDVVIPVVTNACDVLGVIVLFAVVELLV, from the coding sequence ATGCCGACGCGCTGGACGGTTCGAGCCATCATGCGAGCGATGCTGCCGGTGTTGCTCGTTCTCACGGTCGTCGAACTCGGGAGCGGACTCGTCCTCGGGTCGTTCCAGCAGACGCTCCTCCAGTATCCCACGCTGCTCGCGCTGGTGCCAGTGACGATCGGCACCGCGGGCAACCTCGGTAGCATCCTCGCCGCTCGCCTCTCGACGGCGTTCCATCTCGGAACGCTCTCGTTCGGTCGGGAGGACGAAGTGCTCGCGGGGAACGCCGTCGCCACGGTCGCCCTCGCGATCACGATTTTCCCCGTCGTCGGCTTCGGCGCGTGGGCGTTGACGTGGTTCATCGGCGGAACGGAACTCGGGTTGGGAACGGTCGTCCTCGTCTCGCTGACCAGCGGTATCGTCCTCGCGTTCGTCGCAGTGCTCGTCACGCTCGTCGCCACGTACGTCGCCTATCGGTTCGAACTCGACCCGGACGATGTGGTGATTCCGGTCGTCACGAACGCCTGTGACGTGCTCGGCGTGATCGTGTTGTTCGCCGTGGTGGAACTGCTGGTGTGA
- a CDS encoding RNA-binding domain-containing protein → MIYSVDIRITAPVHDTEIGARIEDAIENVFPGAKVTSDEGELVAEAHSVEHFSELLHRQEILDTARGEFFSGQDGDTLSFDLKKQAAFQGVVNFAVGNPDELGEIHVRMDVHDPDVESFVDYVAPPTKDGKPIDGDE, encoded by the coding sequence ATGATTTACAGCGTCGATATTCGAATCACGGCACCCGTGCACGACACGGAAATCGGAGCACGAATCGAGGACGCGATCGAGAACGTCTTTCCCGGCGCGAAGGTGACGTCGGACGAGGGCGAACTCGTCGCGGAAGCCCACAGCGTCGAACACTTCTCAGAACTGCTCCACCGGCAGGAAATCCTCGACACGGCACGCGGGGAGTTCTTCTCCGGACAGGACGGGGACACCCTCTCGTTCGACCTGAAAAAGCAGGCGGCGTTCCAAGGCGTCGTCAACTTCGCCGTCGGCAACCCCGACGAACTCGGCGAGATTCACGTTCGGATGGACGTCCACGACCCGGACGTGGAATCGTTTGTGGACTACGTCGCCCCGCCGACGAAGGACGGAAAACCGATAGACGGCGACGAATAG
- a CDS encoding 50S ribosomal protein L31e produces the protein MSASDFEERVVTVPLRDVTAEAKHKRANKAMKLVRGHLAQHFKVDEDEVRLDPSINEAIWARGQKNPPRKLRVHAARFEEEGESVVEAEYEE, from the coding sequence ATGAGCGCAAGTGATTTCGAGGAGCGAGTCGTTACGGTTCCGCTCCGAGACGTGACGGCAGAGGCAAAGCACAAACGAGCGAACAAAGCGATGAAACTGGTGCGCGGGCATCTCGCCCAGCACTTCAAGGTGGACGAGGACGAGGTTCGCCTCGACCCCTCCATCAACGAGGCGATCTGGGCGCGCGGTCAGAAGAACCCGCCACGAAAGCTTCGAGTTCACGCTGCCCGCTTCGAGGAAGAGGGCGAATCCGTCGTCGAGGCGGAATACGAAGAGTAG
- the thpR gene encoding RNA 2',3'-cyclic phosphodiesterase, whose product MRLFVSIDLTDDLWEGVEGVQEEFRDADGLSFTDPTQAHLTLSFLGDVDEDRVPAIEDALETAVEDDIDFGPFDAEIGGLGVFPSLDYISVVWLGLDDGGEETSLVHDAVESRLYDLGFSPDDNEFVPHVTIARMQHAGGKELVQRNVRELDPTVGRMEVREVRLTESERSSDGPEYSTVAAFTL is encoded by the coding sequence ATGCGACTGTTCGTGAGCATCGACCTGACGGACGACCTCTGGGAGGGTGTCGAGGGCGTGCAGGAGGAGTTCCGCGACGCGGACGGACTCTCGTTCACCGACCCAACGCAGGCCCACCTGACGCTCTCGTTTCTCGGCGACGTGGACGAGGACCGCGTGCCAGCCATCGAGGACGCGCTCGAAACCGCCGTCGAGGACGACATCGACTTCGGCCCCTTCGACGCGGAAATCGGCGGCTTGGGCGTCTTTCCCAGTCTCGACTACATCTCCGTCGTCTGGCTCGGCCTCGACGATGGGGGAGAGGAGACGAGTCTCGTCCACGACGCCGTCGAATCCCGCCTCTACGACCTCGGGTTTTCGCCCGACGACAACGAGTTCGTTCCGCACGTCACCATCGCCAGGATGCAACACGCGGGCGGCAAGGAACTCGTCCAGCGGAACGTGCGGGAACTCGACCCGACTGTGGGGAGAATGGAAGTCAGGGAGGTTCGACTGACCGAGAGCGAGCGATCGTCTGACGGTCCGGAGTATTCGACCGTCGCGGCGTTCACCCTGTGA
- a CDS encoding magnesium transporter: MTVREVAIEAYREALPALAASMVGGLFAGIVLGGMRAELRQVAGLLVLVPALLATRGNVYGSLGARLASGLHQGLVEPSFVPDDERVWAAIVASLANGILASLFASVVAFFILKALSQDVASLPTLVAIALIAGLLSGIALTVAVVIVVFAGYRRGKNPDTLVGPLVTTTGDVFGISFLLLAVKIVLALGGG; encoded by the coding sequence ATGACCGTCCGGGAAGTCGCCATCGAGGCGTACCGCGAGGCTCTCCCCGCGCTCGCAGCGAGCATGGTGGGTGGGCTGTTCGCCGGTATCGTCCTCGGGGGAATGCGCGCCGAACTCCGTCAGGTGGCCGGGTTGTTGGTTCTCGTTCCCGCCCTCCTCGCTACCCGTGGGAACGTCTACGGGTCGCTCGGCGCGCGTCTCGCGTCCGGACTGCACCAAGGGCTGGTCGAACCGTCGTTCGTCCCCGACGACGAACGGGTCTGGGCGGCAATCGTCGCCTCGCTGGCGAACGGCATCCTCGCCAGTCTGTTCGCGTCCGTGGTCGCGTTCTTCATCCTGAAAGCACTCTCGCAGGACGTCGCATCGCTACCGACCCTGGTCGCAATCGCTCTCATCGCCGGATTGCTGTCCGGTATCGCGCTGACGGTCGCCGTCGTCATCGTCGTGTTTGCTGGGTATCGTCGCGGGAAGAACCCGGATACGCTCGTCGGTCCGCTCGTGACGACGACGGGCGACGTGTTCGGCATCTCGTTTCTCCTGCTCGCGGTCAAGATAGTCCTCGCACTCGGGGGTGGATAG
- the pfdA gene encoding prefoldin subunit alpha, translated as MGGGNQEMQQMQQQLQQLEAEKEELNGEVEDLRDEKGEVDEAIEAVETLDTGSVVQVPLGGGAYLRASVEDIDEVIVELGGGYAAERDQEGAVASLKSRKDLLDEQIADLQEEIGEVEAESDQLEQKAQQMQQQQMQQQMQQMQQQQDDEDE; from the coding sequence ATGGGCGGCGGCAATCAAGAGATGCAGCAGATGCAACAGCAGCTCCAACAGCTGGAAGCCGAGAAGGAGGAGCTGAACGGAGAAGTCGAGGACCTTCGCGACGAGAAGGGCGAGGTCGACGAGGCAATCGAAGCCGTCGAAACGCTCGACACCGGCTCGGTCGTTCAAGTCCCGCTCGGCGGCGGCGCGTACCTCCGCGCGAGCGTCGAGGACATCGACGAGGTCATCGTCGAACTCGGCGGCGGCTACGCCGCGGAGCGAGACCAGGAGGGCGCAGTGGCGTCCCTGAAGAGCCGGAAGGATCTCCTCGACGAGCAGATCGCGGACCTGCAGGAGGAAATCGGTGAAGTCGAAGCCGAGAGCGACCAGCTAGAGCAGAAAGCACAGCAGATGCAACAACAGCAGATGCAACAGCAGATGCAGCAGATGCAGCAACAGCAGGACGACGAGGACGAGTAA
- a CDS encoding signal recognition particle protein Srp54, whose protein sequence is MVLDNLGSSLRGSLDKLSGKSRVSEDDVEEIVKEIQRSLLQADVDVSLVMDLSSSIKDRAVNEEPPGGTTARDHVLSIVYEELVGLVGESTEIPLENQTILLAGLQGSGKTTTSAKMAWWFSKKGLRPAVIQTDTFRPGAYDQAKEMCSRAEVDFYGDPDNEDPVDIARKGLEETADADIHIVDTAGRHALEDDLIAEIEEIESVADPDRNLLVLDAAIGQGAKDQAQQFDESIGIDGVVITKLDGTAKGGGALTAVNETDSSIAFLGSGETVQDVERFEPNGFISRLLGMGDLKQLTERVQRAMTETEEEEDWDPEDMMKGQFTLDDMRHQMNAMNKMGPLEQVMDMIPGFGGGIMDELPDDAMDVTKDRMRSFEVIMDSMTDKELENPRSIGASQIRRIARGSGQDEERIRELLQQHKMMAQTLKQFQGMGQGGDMERMMKKMQGGGGGGGGGMGGMGPFG, encoded by the coding sequence ATGGTGCTCGATAATCTCGGCAGTTCTCTTCGCGGCTCACTCGACAAACTGAGTGGGAAATCACGCGTCAGCGAGGACGATGTCGAGGAAATCGTCAAGGAAATTCAGCGTTCCCTCCTGCAGGCTGACGTCGACGTCAGCCTCGTGATGGACCTCTCGTCGTCCATCAAGGACCGCGCTGTGAACGAAGAACCGCCGGGCGGGACGACGGCCCGTGACCACGTCCTCAGTATCGTCTACGAGGAACTCGTCGGCCTCGTCGGCGAGAGTACGGAAATCCCGCTCGAAAACCAGACCATTCTCCTCGCCGGTTTGCAGGGGTCGGGGAAGACGACCACCTCCGCCAAGATGGCGTGGTGGTTCTCGAAGAAGGGGCTTCGCCCCGCGGTCATCCAAACCGACACCTTCCGGCCCGGTGCGTACGACCAGGCGAAGGAGATGTGTTCCCGCGCCGAGGTCGATTTCTACGGCGACCCGGACAACGAGGACCCCGTGGATATCGCGCGGAAGGGACTGGAGGAGACGGCGGACGCCGACATCCACATCGTGGACACGGCCGGTCGCCACGCGCTCGAAGACGACCTCATCGCGGAAATCGAGGAAATCGAATCGGTCGCCGACCCCGACCGAAACCTGCTCGTGCTTGACGCCGCAATCGGACAGGGCGCGAAGGACCAAGCCCAACAGTTCGACGAGTCCATCGGCATCGACGGCGTCGTCATCACGAAACTCGACGGTACCGCGAAAGGTGGTGGCGCGCTGACGGCGGTCAACGAGACCGATTCGTCCATCGCCTTCCTCGGGTCCGGTGAGACGGTCCAGGACGTCGAGCGATTCGAGCCGAACGGCTTCATCTCCCGCCTGCTCGGCATGGGCGACCTGAAACAGCTCACCGAGCGCGTCCAGCGGGCGATGACGGAGACCGAAGAGGAGGAGGACTGGGACCCCGAGGACATGATGAAGGGCCAGTTCACCCTCGACGACATGCGCCATCAGATGAACGCGATGAACAAGATGGGGCCGCTCGAACAGGTTATGGACATGATCCCCGGCTTCGGCGGCGGGATCATGGACGAACTGCCGGACGACGCGATGGACGTGACGAAGGACCGGATGCGGAGCTTCGAGGTCATCATGGACTCGATGACCGACAAGGAACTCGAAAATCCGCGGTCCATCGGCGCGAGCCAGATTCGACGTATCGCTCGCGGGAGCGGACAGGACGAGGAACGCATCCGCGAACTGCTCCAACAGCACAAGATGATGGCCCAGACCCTGAAACAGTTCCAGGGCATGGGGCAGGGCGGCGACATGGAGCGCATGATGAAGAAGATGCAGGGCGGCGGCGGTGGCGGCGGTGGCGGTATGGGCGGCATGGGTCCGTTCGGGTGA
- a CDS encoding 50S ribosomal protein L39e has translation MGKKSKAKKKRLSKLERQNSRIPAWVIMKTDRDVMRNPKRRSWRRSDTDE, from the coding sequence ATGGGCAAGAAATCGAAGGCCAAGAAGAAACGCCTGTCCAAGCTGGAACGGCAGAACAGCCGCATCCCGGCGTGGGTCATCATGAAGACGGACCGAGACGTAATGCGAAACCCGAAGCGCCGTAGCTGGCGGCGTAGCGACACTGACGAATAA
- a CDS encoding translation initiation factor IF-6, producing the protein MLRTAFNGSAYVGVFARVTDEYLLVRPDLDDDLVDSLETELEVDAIGTTLGGSSTVGALVAGNENGLLVSNRLTDHERERIEEVVDVPLTKFPGRINAAGNVVLVNDTGAYVHPDLSREAVQAVSDGLDVPVERGTIAGVQTVGTAGVATNRGVLCHPKATDDELDTIEDVLGVPADIGTINYGGPLVGSGLLANAHGYVVGEETTGPELGRIEDALGYID; encoded by the coding sequence GTGCTTCGTACCGCGTTCAACGGCTCGGCGTACGTTGGCGTCTTCGCTCGTGTGACTGACGAGTATCTCCTCGTCCGACCGGATTTGGACGATGACCTCGTCGACTCCCTCGAAACGGAGTTGGAAGTCGATGCAATCGGCACGACGCTCGGTGGGTCGTCCACCGTCGGCGCGCTGGTCGCAGGCAACGAGAACGGACTGCTCGTCAGCAACCGTCTCACCGACCACGAGCGCGAACGAATCGAAGAAGTGGTCGACGTTCCACTCACGAAGTTCCCGGGGCGAATCAACGCCGCCGGAAACGTCGTGCTCGTGAACGACACGGGCGCATACGTCCACCCGGACCTCTCGCGGGAAGCAGTTCAAGCCGTCTCGGACGGCTTGGACGTTCCCGTCGAACGAGGGACGATTGCGGGCGTTCAAACGGTCGGAACGGCAGGCGTCGCCACGAACCGAGGCGTCCTCTGCCATCCGAAAGCGACCGACGACGAACTCGATACCATCGAGGACGTGCTCGGCGTCCCGGCGGACATCGGCACCATCAACTACGGTGGGCCGCTCGTCGGGTCCGGGCTTCTCGCCAATGCCCACGGCTACGTCGTCGGAGAGGAGACGACCGGACCGGAACTCGGCCGTATCGAGGACGCGCTGGGCTATATCGACTGA